In Nocardioides conyzicola, one genomic interval encodes:
- a CDS encoding DUF3117 domain-containing protein: protein MAAMKPRTGDGPLEVTKEGRGIVMRVPLEGGGRLVVELNAEEAGALGDALKDVVG, encoded by the coding sequence ATGGCGGCGATGAAGCCGCGGACTGGCGACGGTCCGCTGGAGGTCACCAAGGAGGGACGCGGCATCGTGATGCGCGTTCCGCTAGAGGGTGGTGGCCGACTCGTTGTCGAGCTCAACGCCGAGGAGGCCGGCGCTCTCGGGGATGCCCTCAAGGATGTCGTCGGCTGA
- a CDS encoding PaaX family transcriptional regulator, giving the protein MQARSALFDVYGDHLRARGSQAPVAAVVRMLDPVGIAAPAVRTAISRMVMQGWLEPIQLSGGRGYRTTERANRRLDEAGDRVYRRHLPSWDGRWHLVFVEPPTVRAPRSRLRADLTFVGYAELVDNVWVSPFARAELDSILERSGATARTAWADRFDPEPTGAWDLSRLRTAYDGWLASADGLVVRHLDAHDDEDEAAFAARFHLVHEWRKFLFADPGLPDALLPGDWPGREAAVLFAEEATRLKPGADRFVARCLGA; this is encoded by the coding sequence ATGCAGGCCCGGTCGGCTCTCTTCGACGTCTACGGCGACCATCTGCGCGCCCGTGGCAGCCAGGCGCCGGTGGCCGCCGTGGTCCGGATGCTCGACCCCGTCGGCATCGCGGCGCCTGCCGTCCGCACCGCGATCTCCCGGATGGTGATGCAGGGCTGGCTCGAGCCGATCCAGCTGAGCGGCGGGCGCGGCTACCGGACCACCGAGCGGGCCAACCGCCGCCTCGACGAGGCTGGCGACCGGGTCTACCGGCGACACCTGCCCAGCTGGGACGGCCGCTGGCACCTCGTGTTCGTCGAGCCGCCGACGGTCCGCGCCCCCCGCAGCCGGCTCCGGGCCGACCTGACCTTCGTGGGGTACGCCGAGCTCGTCGACAACGTCTGGGTCAGCCCGTTCGCCCGGGCCGAGCTCGACTCGATCCTCGAGCGCTCCGGCGCCACGGCCCGGACCGCCTGGGCCGACCGGTTCGACCCCGAGCCCACCGGCGCCTGGGACCTGAGCCGGCTGCGGACGGCGTACGACGGCTGGCTGGCCTCGGCCGACGGACTGGTCGTGCGGCACCTCGACGCCCACGACGACGAGGACGAGGCGGCGTTCGCGGCCCGCTTCCACCTGGTCCACGAGTGGCGGAAGTTCCTCTTCGCCGACCCCGGACTGCCCGACGCGCTGCTGCCCGGCGACTGGCCGGGGCGGGAGGCGGCGGTGCTGTTCGCCGAGGAGGCGACCCGCCTCAAGCCAGGCGCTGACCGCTTCGTGGCCCGCTGCCTGGGCGCCTGA
- a CDS encoding enoyl-CoA hydratase/isomerase family protein codes for MTDSPVLLDVTDGVATITLNRPQAYNSLNIETKELLRDTIQQVADDPAVRCVVLTGSGKAFCTGQDLKEHIELLENGGSDALFTTVDKHYNPTVTALAGMAKPVIAAVNGVAAGAGSSLAFACDLRIVADTAGFNLAFANVALSCDTGASYHLQQLVGRAKAIELLYFPRTISAADALELGLATKVVPADELAAEVASLAATLAAGPTVALGAMRQSVAYAAGHSFEEALEFESAMMTKTGATSDHRAAVAAFVAKEKPAFEGR; via the coding sequence ATGACCGACTCCCCCGTGCTGCTGGACGTCACTGACGGCGTCGCCACGATCACGCTGAACCGTCCGCAGGCCTACAACAGCCTCAACATCGAGACCAAGGAGCTGCTGCGCGACACGATCCAGCAGGTCGCCGACGACCCGGCCGTCCGCTGTGTGGTGCTGACCGGCAGCGGCAAGGCGTTCTGCACCGGACAGGACCTCAAGGAGCACATCGAGCTCCTCGAGAACGGCGGCAGCGACGCGCTCTTCACGACCGTCGACAAGCACTACAACCCGACCGTGACCGCGCTGGCCGGGATGGCCAAACCGGTCATCGCGGCGGTCAACGGGGTCGCCGCGGGCGCCGGCTCGAGCCTCGCCTTCGCCTGCGACCTGCGGATCGTCGCCGACACCGCGGGCTTCAACCTGGCCTTCGCCAACGTCGCGCTCTCCTGCGACACGGGCGCGAGCTACCACCTGCAGCAGCTGGTGGGCCGCGCCAAGGCGATCGAGCTCCTCTACTTCCCGCGCACGATCAGCGCCGCCGACGCGCTCGAGCTCGGGCTCGCGACCAAGGTGGTGCCGGCCGACGAGCTCGCCGCCGAGGTGGCGTCGTTGGCCGCCACGCTCGCCGCCGGCCCGACCGTCGCCCTGGGCGCGATGCGGCAGTCGGTCGCGTACGCCGCCGGGCACTCCTTCGAGGAGGCGCTCGAGTTCGAGAGCGCGATGATGACCAAGACCGGCGCGACGTCCGACCACCGCGCCGCGGTTGCGGCGTTCGTGGCCAAGGAGAAGCCGGCCTTCGAGGGACGCTAG
- a CDS encoding M14 family zinc carboxypeptidase: MRLGTLLTTLAIALTCLTAAPTYAAPAPVDRPAVIEKVVIGHSVRHRPITAWHLGQPGKRKVLLIATMHGDEGKPRQILASLRDGRRIRGIDLWVVPVYNPDGLARGTRKNAHGVDLNRNFPYRWADLDGSYESGPRAGSEPETKAMMAFLRKIRPSRIISFHQPLYGVDTDTKDRAFSRRVARALHLPTKSFTCGGVCHGTMTGWFNHHARGSAVTVEYGAHPSRRQLTSAPPRLLRLFGARR, translated from the coding sequence ATGCGTCTCGGGACCCTGCTGACCACCCTCGCGATCGCCCTCACCTGCCTGACCGCGGCGCCGACGTACGCCGCACCGGCGCCCGTCGACCGGCCGGCCGTGATCGAGAAGGTCGTCATCGGCCACTCCGTGCGCCACCGGCCGATCACGGCCTGGCACCTCGGCCAGCCCGGCAAGCGCAAGGTGCTGCTGATCGCGACCATGCACGGCGACGAGGGCAAGCCGCGGCAGATCCTGGCGAGCCTGCGCGACGGCCGTCGGATCCGCGGCATCGACCTGTGGGTGGTGCCGGTCTACAACCCCGACGGCCTGGCCCGCGGCACCCGCAAGAACGCTCATGGCGTCGACCTCAACCGCAACTTCCCCTACCGCTGGGCCGACCTCGACGGCTCCTACGAGTCCGGCCCGCGCGCCGGCTCGGAGCCCGAGACCAAGGCCATGATGGCCTTCCTGCGCAAGATCCGGCCGTCGAGGATCATCAGCTTCCACCAGCCGTTGTACGGTGTCGACACGGACACCAAGGACCGTGCGTTCTCCCGCCGGGTCGCCCGGGCGCTGCACCTGCCGACGAAGTCCTTCACCTGCGGCGGCGTCTGCCACGGCACGATGACCGGCTGGTTCAACCACCACGCGCGCGGCTCGGCCGTCACGGTCGAGTACGGCGCGCACCCGTCGCGCCGGCAGCTGACCTCGGCTCCGCCCCGGCTGCTGCGGCTCTTCGGCGCCCGGCGCTGA
- a CDS encoding DivIVA domain-containing protein: protein MMWFFAILVVLALGGVALLAAGRGTPLAEVYDDRPDSSVPATGPLTADDLRRVRFSLGFRGYRMSEVDALLDRLASERDPSPDESREEAAPEPVRGDEHTL, encoded by the coding sequence ATGATGTGGTTCTTCGCGATCCTGGTCGTCCTCGCGCTCGGCGGCGTCGCCCTGCTCGCCGCCGGGCGAGGTACGCCGCTGGCCGAGGTGTACGACGACCGCCCCGACTCCAGCGTGCCCGCGACGGGGCCGCTGACGGCCGACGACCTGCGTCGCGTGCGCTTCTCGCTGGGCTTCCGCGGCTACCGGATGTCCGAGGTCGACGCCCTCCTGGACCGCCTCGCGAGCGAGCGGGACCCGAGCCCTGACGAGAGCCGCGAGGAGGCCGCTCCCGAGCCCGTGCGTGGCGACGAGCACACGCTGTAG
- a CDS encoding TIGR00730 family Rossman fold protein, with protein sequence MMSKRKGPILQRRNQVDQGTTDQRLLDSRGATDWVHTDPWRVQRITAEFVEGFGAFAELGPAIAVFGSARTPVDSPWYALGEAAGRRLVEEGFAVITGGGPGAMEAANKGASKAGGVSVGLGIELPWESGLNEWVDVGVNFRYFFARKTMFVKYSQGFIVLPGGVGTLDELFEALTLVQTGKITDFPIVLVGASYWQGLLDWLRDTSLASGTLSEVDLDRLILTDDIDEAVALMVAAREAHLS encoded by the coding sequence ATGATGTCCAAGCGCAAGGGGCCGATCCTGCAGCGACGCAACCAGGTCGACCAGGGCACCACCGACCAGCGGCTGCTCGACTCCCGCGGCGCGACCGACTGGGTGCACACCGACCCGTGGCGGGTCCAGCGGATCACGGCGGAGTTCGTCGAGGGCTTCGGGGCGTTCGCCGAGCTCGGTCCGGCGATCGCGGTCTTCGGCTCGGCCCGCACACCCGTCGACAGCCCCTGGTACGCGCTCGGCGAGGCCGCCGGGCGACGCCTGGTCGAGGAGGGCTTCGCCGTCATCACCGGCGGCGGTCCCGGTGCGATGGAGGCCGCCAACAAGGGCGCCAGCAAGGCGGGCGGCGTGAGCGTCGGCCTCGGCATCGAGCTCCCGTGGGAGTCCGGGCTCAACGAGTGGGTCGACGTCGGGGTCAACTTCCGTTACTTCTTCGCCCGCAAGACCATGTTCGTGAAGTACTCCCAGGGCTTCATCGTGCTCCCCGGCGGCGTGGGCACCCTCGACGAGCTCTTCGAGGCGCTCACGCTCGTGCAGACGGGCAAGATCACCGACTTCCCGATCGTGCTGGTCGGCGCGTCGTACTGGCAGGGGCTCCTGGACTGGCTGCGCGACACTTCCCTGGCCAGCGGCACCCTCAGCGAGGTCGACCTGGACCGGCTGATCCTCACCGACGACATCGACGAGGCCGTGGCGCTGATGGTCGCCGCCCGGGAGGCGCACCTCTCATGA
- the dapE gene encoding succinyl-diaminopimelate desuccinylase, producing the protein MTTLDLTTDAVSLTEQLVNIESVSLDEQAIADAVEHALRGLTHLDVVRRGNNLVARTHLGRAERVVIAGHLDTVPVNGNLPARREGAILHGLGTCDMKGGDAVILRIAATVPEPNRDVTFILYDAEEIAAEHNGLRKLAETDPELLAADFAILMEPSNAGVEAGCQGTLRVEVRTTGERAHSARAWRGSNAIHKAGAVLRRLEDYVPRTPVIDGLEYHEGLNAVFVRGGVAGNVIPDECVVEVNYRFAPDYSEADAEAFVRDFFEGYDVTLTDSAPGALPGLDVPAARAFVDLVGGDVHPKFGWTDVARFSALGIPAVNFGPGDPMFAHKQEEHVPVEHIERCEALLTRWLTP; encoded by the coding sequence GTGACGACCCTCGACCTGACGACCGACGCCGTGTCGCTGACGGAGCAGCTGGTCAACATCGAGTCGGTGAGCCTGGACGAGCAGGCCATCGCCGACGCCGTCGAGCACGCACTGCGCGGTCTCACCCACCTCGACGTCGTACGCCGTGGCAACAACCTCGTCGCCCGCACCCACCTCGGCCGTGCCGAGCGCGTGGTGATCGCCGGTCACCTCGACACCGTGCCCGTCAACGGCAACCTGCCCGCTCGGCGCGAGGGAGCGATCCTGCACGGGCTCGGGACCTGCGACATGAAGGGCGGCGACGCGGTCATCCTGCGGATCGCCGCCACCGTCCCCGAGCCCAACCGCGACGTCACGTTCATCCTGTACGACGCCGAGGAGATCGCGGCCGAGCACAACGGCCTGCGCAAGCTGGCCGAGACCGACCCCGAGCTGCTCGCCGCCGACTTCGCGATCCTGATGGAGCCCTCCAACGCGGGCGTCGAGGCGGGCTGCCAGGGCACGCTGCGCGTCGAGGTACGCACCACCGGCGAGCGCGCCCACAGCGCCCGGGCGTGGCGCGGCTCCAACGCGATCCACAAGGCCGGCGCGGTCCTGCGCCGCCTCGAGGACTACGTGCCGCGCACGCCCGTGATCGACGGGCTGGAGTACCACGAGGGACTCAACGCGGTCTTCGTCCGCGGCGGCGTGGCCGGCAACGTCATCCCCGACGAGTGCGTCGTCGAGGTCAACTACCGCTTCGCGCCCGACTACTCCGAGGCCGACGCCGAGGCGTTCGTCCGCGACTTCTTCGAGGGGTACGACGTGACGCTGACCGACTCGGCGCCCGGCGCGCTGCCCGGCCTCGACGTACCCGCCGCCCGGGCGTTCGTCGACCTTGTCGGCGGCGACGTCCATCCCAAGTTCGGCTGGACCGACGTCGCGCGGTTCAGTGCCCTCGGCATCCCGGCGGTCAACTTCGGCCCGGGTGACCCGATGTTCGCCCACAAGCAGGAGGAGCACGTGCCCGTGGAGCACATCGAGCGCTGCGAGGCGCTGCTGACCCGGTGGCTGACCCCATGA
- a CDS encoding SRPBCC domain-containing protein, which yields MYAALLDAAAVAQWRVPDGMTGEVHELDPRVGGRVRMSLTYDDPATAGKSGGATDTYSGTYVELVPHERVVERVEFETDDAALDGPITMTTTLRDVPDGTEVEIRMDGLPDAVPRADNELGTRMALDKLARLVG from the coding sequence GTGTACGCCGCTCTGCTCGACGCGGCCGCCGTCGCGCAGTGGCGGGTCCCCGACGGGATGACCGGCGAGGTCCACGAGCTCGACCCGCGCGTGGGCGGCCGGGTCCGGATGTCGCTGACCTACGACGACCCCGCGACCGCCGGCAAGTCCGGAGGCGCGACCGACACCTACAGCGGCACGTACGTCGAGCTGGTGCCCCACGAGCGGGTCGTGGAGCGGGTCGAGTTCGAGACCGACGACGCCGCGCTCGACGGCCCGATCACGATGACCACGACGCTGCGCGACGTCCCCGACGGCACCGAGGTCGAGATCCGGATGGACGGCCTTCCCGACGCCGTGCCCCGCGCCGACAACGAGCTCGGCACCAGGATGGCGCTGGACAAGCTGGCCCGGCTGGTTGGATAG
- a CDS encoding LLM class F420-dependent oxidoreductase, with the protein MRNGLVLFTSDRGIRPATLAAAAEERGFDTFYVPEHTHIPIKREAAHPGTGDETLPDDRYTRTLDPWISLATAAQVTSRIKLSTAVALPVESDPITLAKQIATLDHLSGGRVEIGAGFGWNTDELADHHVPAAKRRTVLKEYVEAMRSLWTQDEASYDGEFVSFGPSWAFPKPAAHIPLIIGAGGGPKTFAWIAANADGWMTTPTQSDISGQIEALKKAWADAGRSGAPDIRILIAFKPNPEDLMAWAEAGATELIWGVPDKAEDEVLGSLDRLAGRLGISG; encoded by the coding sequence ATGCGCAACGGACTCGTCCTCTTCACCTCCGACCGCGGCATCCGGCCGGCCACCCTCGCGGCAGCCGCGGAGGAGCGGGGCTTCGACACGTTCTACGTGCCCGAGCACACGCACATCCCGATCAAGCGCGAGGCCGCGCACCCGGGGACCGGCGACGAGACGCTGCCCGACGACCGCTACACGCGCACCCTCGACCCGTGGATCTCGCTCGCGACGGCCGCGCAGGTGACGTCGCGGATCAAGCTGTCCACCGCGGTGGCGCTGCCGGTCGAGTCCGACCCGATCACGCTGGCCAAGCAGATCGCCACCCTCGACCACCTGTCCGGCGGGCGGGTCGAGATCGGCGCCGGCTTCGGCTGGAACACCGACGAGCTCGCCGACCACCACGTGCCGGCCGCCAAGCGACGGACCGTCCTCAAGGAGTACGTCGAGGCGATGCGCTCGCTGTGGACGCAGGACGAGGCGTCGTACGACGGTGAGTTCGTGTCGTTCGGGCCGTCCTGGGCGTTCCCGAAGCCAGCTGCCCACATCCCGCTGATCATCGGTGCCGGCGGCGGCCCGAAGACGTTCGCCTGGATCGCCGCGAACGCCGACGGCTGGATGACGACCCCGACCCAGTCGGACATCTCCGGTCAGATCGAGGCGCTGAAGAAGGCCTGGGCCGACGCCGGGCGCTCCGGTGCGCCGGACATCCGGATCCTGATCGCCTTCAAGCCCAACCCCGAGGACCTGATGGCCTGGGCCGAGGCTGGCGCCACCGAGCTGATCTGGGGCGTGCCGGACAAGGCCGAGGACGAGGTCCTCGGCTCGCTCGACCGCCTCGCCGGCCGCCTGGGCATCTCCGGCTGA
- the ileS gene encoding isoleucine--tRNA ligase — MTYPKVSSDAASVPSNPKFPEIEERVLAYWEQDGTFQASIDQRDAGEDGANEFVFYDGPPFANGLPHYGHLLTGYVKDLIPRYQTMRGKKVERRFGWDTHGLPAELEAMRLNGIKTTDEILELGIDKFNEACRASVMKYTGDWREYVTRQARWVDFDNDYRTMNPDYMESVIWAFQQLFDKGLIYEGFRVLPYCWNDETPLSSHELRMDDDVYQMRQDPAVTVGYDVTTPGDFQGAKLLVWTTTPWTLPSNLAVMVGEDIDYVVVSVEGTRYILAEARLASYARELGDAPEVTWRGKGADLLGLVYTPPFTYYAGHDRAFRVVPAEFVTTTDGTGLVHTAGAFGEDDKIVTDREGIEAVMPVGKDGRFTFPVVDYEGMNVFDANLHVIDHLKAATAGTGETGSVSPGTVLLRRETYDHSYPHCWRCRNPLIYKGVSSWFVEVTAIKARMLELNQEINWVPDHIQDGQFGRWLENARDWSITRNRFWGSPVPVWKSDDPTYPRIDVYGSFAQIEADFGRLPLNHEGEPDLHRPYVDDLVRPNPDDPTGKSMMRRVADVLDVWFDSGSMSFAQVHVPFENEEWFQHHFPADFIVEYIGQTRGWFYTLHILATAIFDKPAFENCISHGIVLGSDGNKMSKSLRNYPDVREVFDRDGADAMRWFLMSSPILRGGNLVVTEQGIRDSVRQVLIPLWNSWYFFQLYANASAYDASVSTASTDPLDRYLLAKCRDYVEEMTTSLDAYAVADACDATRSFLDVLTNWYIRRSRDRFWGDNPAAFDTLYTVLEVVCRTTSPLMPLTTEEVWRGLTGGRSVHLADWPLVDELPADDALVAAMDLVREVCSASSALRKARNLRNRLPLGSLTVVVDDPAALAGFEAIVRDEVNVKEVRLLATESDEAASYGVEQKLTVNARAAGPRLGREVQVAIKGSKSGDWSVAEDGTVTSGGLALEEGEYTLETVAGSADGGTATGVLRSGGFVVLDTEVTPELAAEGLARDLVRAVQQARKDAGLDVSDRIALTIAGGADVQAAARTHEQLITSETLATSYDVIEGPEGEPTVTVTRQ; from the coding sequence ATGACCTACCCCAAGGTCTCTTCCGACGCCGCGAGCGTCCCCTCGAACCCCAAGTTCCCCGAGATCGAGGAGCGGGTGCTCGCGTACTGGGAGCAGGACGGCACCTTCCAGGCGAGCATCGACCAGCGCGACGCGGGTGAGGACGGCGCCAACGAGTTCGTCTTCTACGACGGTCCGCCGTTCGCCAACGGCCTCCCGCACTACGGCCACCTGCTCACGGGCTACGTCAAGGACCTGATCCCGCGCTACCAGACGATGCGGGGCAAGAAAGTCGAGCGCCGCTTCGGGTGGGACACCCACGGCCTGCCCGCCGAGCTCGAGGCGATGCGGCTCAACGGCATCAAGACCACCGACGAGATCCTCGAGCTGGGCATCGACAAGTTCAACGAGGCCTGCCGCGCGTCGGTGATGAAGTACACCGGCGACTGGCGCGAGTACGTCACCCGCCAGGCGCGCTGGGTCGACTTCGACAACGACTACCGGACTATGAACCCCGACTACATGGAGTCGGTGATCTGGGCCTTCCAGCAGCTGTTCGACAAGGGCCTGATCTACGAGGGCTTCCGAGTGCTGCCCTACTGCTGGAACGACGAGACCCCGCTGTCGAGCCACGAGCTCCGGATGGACGACGACGTCTACCAGATGCGCCAGGACCCGGCCGTCACCGTCGGGTACGACGTGACGACCCCGGGCGACTTCCAGGGCGCGAAGCTGCTCGTCTGGACGACGACGCCGTGGACCCTCCCGAGCAACCTCGCGGTGATGGTCGGCGAGGACATCGACTACGTCGTGGTGTCGGTCGAGGGCACGCGCTACATCCTGGCGGAGGCTCGGCTCGCGTCGTACGCCCGCGAGCTGGGCGACGCGCCTGAGGTCACCTGGCGCGGCAAGGGAGCGGACCTGCTCGGGCTCGTCTACACGCCGCCGTTCACCTACTACGCCGGCCACGACCGGGCGTTCCGGGTCGTGCCGGCCGAGTTCGTGACGACCACGGACGGCACCGGCCTCGTCCACACCGCCGGCGCCTTCGGTGAGGACGACAAGATCGTCACCGATCGCGAAGGCATCGAGGCGGTGATGCCGGTCGGCAAGGACGGGCGGTTCACGTTCCCGGTCGTCGACTACGAGGGCATGAACGTCTTCGACGCCAACCTGCACGTGATCGACCACCTCAAGGCGGCGACCGCGGGCACGGGTGAGACGGGCTCGGTGTCGCCGGGCACCGTGCTGCTGCGCCGCGAGACCTACGACCACAGCTACCCGCACTGCTGGCGCTGCCGCAACCCGCTGATCTACAAGGGCGTCTCGTCGTGGTTCGTCGAGGTCACCGCGATCAAGGCCCGGATGCTCGAGCTCAACCAGGAGATCAACTGGGTCCCGGACCACATCCAGGACGGCCAGTTCGGCCGCTGGCTGGAGAACGCCCGCGACTGGTCGATCACCCGCAACCGCTTCTGGGGATCCCCGGTGCCGGTGTGGAAGAGCGACGACCCGACGTACCCTCGCATCGACGTCTACGGCTCGTTCGCCCAGATCGAGGCGGACTTCGGGCGGCTGCCGCTCAACCACGAGGGTGAGCCCGACCTGCACCGCCCGTACGTCGACGACCTGGTGCGCCCCAACCCGGACGACCCGACCGGGAAGTCGATGATGCGCCGCGTCGCCGACGTGCTCGACGTGTGGTTCGACTCGGGCTCCATGAGCTTCGCGCAGGTGCACGTGCCGTTCGAGAACGAGGAGTGGTTCCAGCACCACTTCCCGGCGGACTTCATCGTCGAGTACATCGGCCAGACCCGCGGCTGGTTCTACACGCTGCACATCCTGGCGACCGCGATCTTCGACAAGCCGGCGTTCGAGAACTGCATCAGCCACGGGATCGTGCTCGGCTCCGACGGCAACAAGATGTCGAAGTCGCTGCGCAACTACCCCGACGTGCGCGAGGTCTTCGACCGCGACGGCGCCGACGCGATGCGCTGGTTCCTCATGTCGTCGCCGATCCTGCGCGGCGGCAACCTGGTCGTCACCGAGCAGGGCATCCGCGACTCGGTGCGCCAGGTGCTGATCCCGCTCTGGAACAGCTGGTACTTCTTCCAGCTCTACGCCAACGCGTCGGCGTACGACGCCTCGGTGTCGACCGCGTCCACGGACCCGCTGGACCGCTACCTGCTGGCCAAGTGCCGCGACTACGTCGAGGAGATGACGACGTCGCTCGACGCGTACGCCGTCGCCGACGCGTGCGACGCGACCCGGTCGTTCCTGGACGTGCTGACGAACTGGTACATCCGCCGCTCGCGCGACCGCTTCTGGGGCGACAACCCGGCCGCCTTCGACACGCTCTACACGGTGCTCGAGGTCGTCTGCCGGACGACGTCGCCGCTGATGCCGCTGACGACCGAGGAGGTCTGGCGCGGGCTGACCGGTGGCCGCTCGGTGCACCTCGCCGACTGGCCGCTCGTCGACGAGCTCCCCGCCGACGACGCCCTGGTGGCCGCGATGGACCTGGTCCGCGAGGTCTGCTCCGCCTCGTCCGCGCTCCGCAAGGCGCGCAATCTCCGCAACCGCCTGCCGCTCGGCTCCCTGACCGTCGTCGTCGACGACCCGGCCGCGCTGGCCGGCTTCGAGGCGATCGTCCGCGACGAGGTCAACGTCAAGGAGGTCCGACTGCTCGCGACCGAGTCCGACGAGGCCGCGTCGTACGGCGTCGAGCAGAAGCTCACCGTCAACGCCCGTGCCGCCGGCCCGCGCCTGGGTCGCGAGGTCCAGGTCGCCATCAAGGGCTCCAAGTCGGGCGACTGGTCGGTGGCCGAGGACGGCACCGTCACGTCCGGCGGGCTGGCGCTGGAGGAGGGGGAGTACACCCTCGAGACCGTCGCCGGCTCCGCCGACGGAGGTACGGCGACCGGCGTGCTCCGCAGCGGCGGCTTCGTCGTGCTCGACACCGAGGTCACCCCTGAGCTCGCCGCCGAGGGCCTCGCCCGCGACCTGGTCCGCGCGGTCCAGCAGGCCCGCAAGGACGCCGGTCTCGACGTGTCGGACCGGATCGCGCTCACGATCGCCGGGGGAGCGGACGTCCAGGCGGCGGCCCGCACCCACGAGCAGCTGATCACGTCCGAGACCCTCGCGACGTCGTACGACGTCATCGAGGGCCCGGAGGGCGAGCCGACGGTGACGGTCACCAGGCAGTAG
- a CDS encoding DUF664 domain-containing protein, with product MTDDTPSRGEEAVLQEYLDHFRGVFERQCADLDAEQLATRSVPPSTLSLLGLLRHLAAVEYSWWRRVMDRHLELPKMWGKDEHRDADFDGAVADDAVVAEAWAAWRAEVAYGREFQQSHPMDHLGQHDDGDLEMREVVVHLIEEYARHCGHADLLRERIDGRTGH from the coding sequence ATGACCGACGACACCCCCAGCCGCGGCGAGGAAGCCGTCCTGCAGGAGTACCTCGACCACTTCCGGGGCGTGTTCGAGCGCCAGTGCGCGGACCTCGACGCCGAGCAGCTCGCCACCCGGTCGGTGCCGCCGTCGACGCTGTCGCTGCTGGGCCTGCTGCGGCACCTGGCAGCCGTCGAGTACTCGTGGTGGCGCCGCGTCATGGACCGCCACCTGGAGCTGCCCAAGATGTGGGGCAAGGACGAGCACCGCGACGCCGACTTCGACGGCGCGGTCGCCGACGACGCGGTCGTGGCGGAGGCGTGGGCCGCCTGGCGGGCCGAGGTCGCCTACGGCCGGGAGTTCCAGCAGAGCCACCCGATGGACCACCTCGGGCAGCACGACGACGGCGACCTCGAGATGCGCGAGGTCGTCGTCCACCTGATCGAGGAGTACGCCCGCCACTGCGGCCACGCCGACCTGCTGCGCGAGCGCATCGACGGGCGGACCGGTCACTAG
- the dapD gene encoding 2,3,4,5-tetrahydropyridine-2,6-dicarboxylate N-succinyltransferase, whose protein sequence is MTATPTTAWGFGLATLDAAGTVLDVWFPQPALGEKPADELVPADLGRLQGRDEDRGVSREILLVEIADLQAAPTTTEDVWLRLHLLSSRLVVPHSVNLDGIFGLLSNVVWTSAGACAVEGFELTRARLRANGRHLTVFGIDKFPRMVDYVVPAGVRIADADRVRLGAHLAEGTTVMHEGFVNYNAGTLGASMVEGRISAGVVVGEGSDVGGGASIMGTLSGGGKQVISIGERCLLGANSGIGISLGDDCVVEAGCYITAGTKVTVADTDPAHSKTQVIKAVELSGQSNILFRRNSVTGTIEAVPWKSSAIELNAALHAN, encoded by the coding sequence GTGACTGCGACTCCGACGACTGCCTGGGGCTTCGGCCTCGCCACCCTCGACGCCGCCGGCACCGTGCTGGACGTGTGGTTCCCCCAGCCGGCGCTCGGCGAGAAGCCGGCCGACGAGCTCGTGCCGGCCGACCTGGGCCGCCTGCAGGGCCGCGACGAGGACCGCGGCGTGTCCCGCGAGATCCTGCTGGTCGAGATCGCCGACCTGCAGGCCGCGCCCACCACGACCGAGGACGTCTGGCTGCGGCTGCACCTGCTCTCCTCGCGGCTCGTCGTCCCGCACTCGGTCAACCTCGACGGGATCTTCGGCCTGCTGAGCAACGTCGTGTGGACCAGCGCCGGCGCCTGTGCGGTCGAGGGCTTCGAGCTGACCCGGGCGCGGCTGCGCGCCAACGGCCGGCACCTGACGGTCTTCGGGATCGACAAGTTCCCCCGGATGGTCGACTACGTCGTGCCGGCCGGCGTCCGGATCGCCGACGCCGACCGGGTCCGCCTCGGCGCGCACCTCGCCGAGGGCACGACGGTCATGCACGAGGGGTTCGTCAACTACAACGCGGGCACCCTCGGTGCGAGCATGGTCGAGGGCCGGATCTCCGCGGGCGTGGTGGTCGGCGAGGGCTCCGACGTCGGCGGCGGGGCCTCGATCATGGGCACCCTCTCCGGCGGCGGCAAGCAGGTCATCTCGATCGGCGAGCGGTGCCTCCTCGGCGCCAACTCCGGCATCGGCATCTCGCTCGGCGACGACTGCGTCGTCGAGGCGGGCTGCTACATCACGGCCGGCACCAAGGTGACCGTCGCCGACACCGACCCGGCGCACAGCAAGACGCAGGTGATCAAGGCGGTCGAGCTGTCGGGCCAGAGCAACATCCTCTTCCGCCGCAACTCCGTGACCGGCACCATCGAGGCCGTCCCGTGGAAGAGCTCGGCCATCGAGCTCAACGCGGCCCTGCACGCCAACTGA